One Phreatobacter oligotrophus genomic region harbors:
- a CDS encoding 3-hydroxyacyl-CoA dehydrogenase NAD-binding domain-containing protein, which translates to MNLKNFTWVVDADGIALLTWDMKDKSMNVIDESVGQDLNAAVDAAVADPAVKGVVITSGKDTFSGGADLTMLERLGQTFKDAIKAKGPEAAMADFFEQSRAYSLVLRKIETCGKPFVCAINGMCLGGAFEIALACHARIASDNPKLRVGLPEVKVGLFPGAGGTQRVPRMADIQSALQMLLKGDQLKADRAKAMNLIDEIVPADKLIEAAKARLKAGVDPVKPWDKPKFKLPSGPVYSAGGMMVWPPANAIYRKETYDNYPGARAIMSAVYEGLLVPMDTALRIESRYFASVLRSPQAQAMIRSLFVSMGALGKGLRRPAGVPATQLKTVGVLGAGFMGAGIAYVTAQAGMDVVLLDRDVEAAEKGKAYTHKLMTDQVNKGRATSAQREALLAKIKTTADYADLANVDLVIEAVFEDPAVKADVIKKTEAVIRPDVIFASNTSTLPITGLAKASVRPEQFIGIHFFSPVDKMMLVEIIMAEKTGDKALAVALDYVKAIKKTPIVVNDTRGFYVNRCVGNYIKEAHLMVMEGVPPVMIDNLAKQAGMPVGPLTLNDEVAIDLGLKILKATKAQVGAQAVDPQQEKLLTFLVEQEGRVGKKAKKGFYEYLDNGKKTIWPGLKAFVGTQQDPDAIDRQEIIDRLLITTALEASRCVEEGVVTDPREADVGSILGFGFAPWSGGTLSYIDMIGTKAFVRKCDALVAKYGDRFTPNKLLREMAETGETFYGRMAGRKAAA; encoded by the coding sequence ATGAACCTCAAGAACTTCACCTGGGTCGTCGACGCCGACGGCATCGCGCTCCTCACCTGGGACATGAAGGACAAGTCGATGAACGTCATCGACGAGTCCGTCGGCCAGGACCTCAACGCGGCGGTGGATGCCGCCGTCGCCGATCCGGCGGTCAAGGGCGTCGTCATCACCTCGGGCAAGGACACCTTCTCCGGCGGTGCCGATCTCACCATGCTCGAGCGCCTCGGCCAGACCTTCAAGGACGCCATCAAGGCCAAGGGCCCCGAGGCTGCCATGGCCGACTTCTTCGAGCAGAGCCGCGCCTATTCGCTGGTGCTGCGCAAGATCGAGACCTGCGGCAAGCCCTTCGTCTGCGCCATCAACGGCATGTGCCTTGGCGGCGCCTTCGAGATCGCGCTCGCCTGCCACGCCCGCATCGCCTCGGACAATCCGAAGCTGCGCGTCGGCCTGCCCGAGGTGAAGGTCGGCCTGTTCCCCGGCGCCGGCGGCACCCAGCGCGTGCCGCGCATGGCCGACATCCAGTCGGCGCTGCAGATGCTCCTGAAGGGCGACCAGCTCAAGGCCGACCGCGCCAAGGCGATGAACCTGATCGACGAGATCGTTCCCGCCGACAAGCTGATCGAGGCGGCAAAGGCGAGGCTCAAGGCCGGCGTCGACCCGGTGAAGCCCTGGGACAAGCCGAAGTTCAAGCTGCCCTCCGGCCCGGTCTATTCGGCCGGCGGCATGATGGTCTGGCCCCCGGCCAACGCCATCTATCGCAAGGAGACCTACGACAATTATCCGGGCGCCCGCGCCATCATGAGCGCGGTCTATGAGGGCCTGCTGGTTCCCATGGACACGGCGCTCCGGATCGAGTCGCGCTACTTCGCCTCCGTCCTGCGCTCGCCGCAGGCCCAGGCGATGATCCGCTCGCTCTTCGTGTCGATGGGTGCGCTCGGCAAGGGCCTGCGCCGTCCGGCCGGCGTGCCGGCAACCCAGCTCAAGACGGTCGGCGTGCTCGGCGCCGGCTTCATGGGCGCGGGCATCGCCTATGTCACGGCACAGGCCGGCATGGACGTCGTCCTGCTCGACCGCGACGTGGAAGCGGCCGAGAAGGGCAAGGCCTATACCCACAAGCTGATGACCGACCAGGTCAACAAGGGCCGCGCCACCTCGGCGCAGCGCGAGGCGCTGCTCGCCAAGATCAAGACCACGGCCGACTATGCCGACCTCGCCAATGTCGACCTCGTCATCGAGGCGGTGTTCGAGGATCCGGCGGTGAAGGCCGACGTCATCAAGAAGACCGAGGCCGTCATCCGCCCCGACGTGATCTTCGCCTCCAACACCTCGACCCTGCCCATCACCGGCCTCGCCAAGGCCTCGGTGCGCCCCGAGCAGTTCATCGGCATCCACTTCTTCTCGCCGGTGGACAAGATGATGCTCGTCGAGATCATCATGGCGGAGAAGACCGGCGACAAGGCGCTCGCCGTCGCCCTCGACTACGTCAAGGCGATCAAGAAGACGCCGATCGTCGTCAACGACACCCGCGGCTTCTACGTGAACCGCTGCGTCGGCAACTACATCAAGGAAGCCCACCTCATGGTGATGGAGGGCGTGCCCCCCGTTATGATCGACAATCTCGCCAAGCAGGCGGGCATGCCGGTCGGGCCGCTGACCCTCAATGACGAGGTCGCCATCGACCTCGGCCTCAAGATCCTGAAGGCCACCAAGGCGCAGGTCGGGGCCCAGGCCGTCGACCCGCAGCAGGAGAAGCTGCTGACCTTCCTGGTCGAGCAGGAGGGCCGCGTCGGCAAGAAGGCCAAGAAGGGCTTCTACGAGTATCTCGACAACGGCAAGAAGACGATCTGGCCGGGCCTCAAGGCCTTCGTCGGGACGCAGCAGGACCCGGACGCGATCGACCGCCAGGAGATCATCGACCGGCTCTTGATCACGACGGCGCTGGAAGCCTCGCGCTGCGTCGAGGAGGGGGTGGTCACCGATCCGCGCGAGGCGGATGTCGGCTCCATCCTCGGCTTCGGCTTCGCGCCCTGGTCGGGCGGCACGCTCAGCTACATCGACATGATCGGCACCAAGGCCTTCGTCAGGAAGTGCGACGCGCTGGTGGCCAAGTACGGCGACCGCTTCACGCCGAACAAGCTGCTGCGCGAGATGGCCGAGACCGGCGAGACCTTCTACGGCCGCATGGCCGGCCGGAAGGCGGCGGCCTGA
- a CDS encoding acetyl-CoA C-acetyltransferase, whose amino-acid sequence MTDVFVYDHVRTPRGKGKSDGALHEVTALELATTTLRAIKARNGLDTSLVDDVVLGCVDPVGEAGSDIARVAALKADYGDIVPGIQINRFCASGLDAVNFAAAQVMAGQHDLVIGGGVESMSRVGMGASGGAWPVDPSIAVKSYFMPQGISADLIATKYGFSRDDVDAYAVESQKRAAKSWEEGRFKNSVIPVKDMNGLTILDRDEHMRPTTTMQSLASLNPSFVMMGEAGGFDAVAIQAHPELEGVNHVHHAGNSSGIVDGAAAVLLGSAEAGKASGLKPRARIRAFANIGSEPALMLTGPVDVTKKLLKKAGMSLSDIDLFELNEAFASVVLRYMQAFDIPHDKINVCGGAIALGHPLGATGAMILGTVLDELERTGKSTALVTLCIGAGMGTATIIERV is encoded by the coding sequence ATGACCGACGTCTTCGTCTACGACCACGTGCGCACGCCGCGCGGCAAGGGCAAGTCCGACGGGGCCCTCCACGAGGTGACCGCCCTCGAGCTCGCCACCACGACGCTGCGCGCCATCAAGGCCCGCAACGGCCTCGACACCAGCCTCGTCGACGACGTGGTGCTCGGCTGCGTCGACCCGGTCGGCGAGGCGGGCAGCGACATCGCGCGCGTCGCCGCCCTCAAGGCGGACTATGGCGACATCGTCCCCGGCATCCAGATCAACCGCTTCTGCGCCTCCGGCCTCGACGCGGTGAACTTTGCCGCGGCGCAGGTCATGGCCGGCCAGCACGACCTCGTCATCGGCGGCGGCGTCGAGAGCATGTCGCGCGTCGGCATGGGCGCCTCGGGCGGCGCCTGGCCGGTCGACCCGTCCATCGCGGTGAAGAGCTACTTCATGCCGCAGGGCATCTCGGCCGACCTCATCGCCACCAAGTACGGCTTCTCCCGCGACGACGTCGATGCCTATGCGGTGGAGAGCCAGAAGCGCGCCGCCAAGTCCTGGGAAGAGGGCCGGTTCAAGAACTCGGTCATCCCGGTGAAGGACATGAACGGCCTCACCATCCTCGACCGCGACGAGCACATGCGCCCGACGACGACCATGCAGTCGCTGGCGAGCCTCAACCCCTCCTTCGTCATGATGGGCGAGGCTGGCGGCTTCGACGCCGTGGCGATCCAGGCCCATCCGGAACTCGAGGGCGTCAACCACGTCCACCATGCCGGCAATTCCTCCGGCATCGTCGACGGCGCCGCCGCCGTGCTGCTCGGCTCGGCCGAGGCCGGCAAGGCCTCGGGCCTGAAGCCGCGCGCCCGCATCCGCGCCTTCGCCAATATCGGCTCGGAGCCGGCGCTCATGCTCACCGGTCCTGTGGACGTCACCAAGAAGCTCCTCAAGAAGGCCGGCATGTCGCTCTCCGACATCGACCTCTTCGAGCTGAACGAGGCCTTCGCCTCGGTGGTGCTGCGCTACATGCAGGCCTTCGACATCCCGCACGACAAGATCAATGTCTGCGGCGGCGCCATCGCGCTCGGCCATCCGCTCGGCGCCACCGGCGCCATGATCCTCGGCACGGTGCTCGACGAGCTGGAGCGCACCGGCAAGTCCACCGCCCTCGTGACGCTGTGCATCGGCGCCGGCATGGGCACCGCCACCATCATCGAGCGCGTGTGA
- a CDS encoding acyl-CoA dehydrogenase family protein, with the protein MSALNLPKPAWYTDEHAMLAESTRAFLAKDFTPNFDRWSEEGLMDRDAWIKAADAGLLSASIPEEYGGSGGDYSHEAVIAHEIAMAGADSWGWAIHGPIVAPYILHYGTEEQKKNWLPKMATGELIAALAMTEPGAGSDVQGIRTKAERSGNGWVLNGSKTFITNGQHANFILVAAKTDPSAGAKGTSLFAVETENAPGFRRGRKLKKLGLDWADTSELFFDDMKLPAEALLGPEPNQGFYQMMRALPQERLTIAGAAVGMIERALTLTIDYVKERKAFGKAVIDFQNTQFELADMKTEATMAKIFYETCVGLHIEGKCDTVMASMAKYKLSDLQNTIVDRCLQLFGGYGFMDEYPISRMYRDARIQRIYGGTNEIMKILIARSL; encoded by the coding sequence ATGAGCGCGCTGAACCTGCCGAAGCCCGCCTGGTACACCGACGAGCACGCCATGCTCGCCGAGAGCACCCGCGCCTTCCTCGCGAAAGATTTCACACCGAACTTCGACCGCTGGTCGGAAGAGGGCCTGATGGATCGCGACGCCTGGATCAAGGCGGCGGATGCCGGCCTGCTCTCGGCCTCGATCCCGGAGGAATATGGCGGCTCGGGCGGCGACTATAGCCACGAGGCGGTCATCGCCCACGAGATCGCCATGGCGGGGGCCGACAGCTGGGGTTGGGCCATCCACGGGCCGATCGTCGCGCCCTACATCCTCCATTACGGCACCGAGGAGCAGAAGAAGAACTGGCTGCCGAAGATGGCGACCGGCGAGCTCATCGCCGCCCTCGCCATGACCGAGCCCGGCGCCGGCTCCGACGTGCAGGGCATCCGCACCAAGGCCGAGCGCTCCGGCAATGGCTGGGTGCTGAACGGCTCGAAGACCTTCATCACCAACGGCCAGCACGCCAATTTCATCCTGGTCGCCGCCAAGACCGACCCTTCAGCCGGCGCCAAGGGCACCTCGCTCTTCGCGGTGGAGACGGAGAATGCGCCGGGCTTCCGCCGCGGCCGCAAGCTCAAGAAGCTCGGCCTCGACTGGGCTGACACCTCCGAGCTCTTCTTCGACGACATGAAGCTTCCGGCCGAGGCGCTGCTCGGCCCCGAGCCGAACCAGGGTTTCTACCAGATGATGCGCGCCCTGCCGCAGGAGCGCCTCACCATTGCCGGGGCCGCCGTCGGCATGATCGAGCGGGCGCTGACCCTGACCATCGACTATGTCAAGGAGCGCAAGGCCTTCGGCAAGGCGGTGATCGACTTCCAGAACACCCAGTTCGAGCTTGCCGACATGAAGACCGAGGCCACCATGGCCAAGATCTTCTACGAGACCTGCGTCGGCCTCCACATCGAGGGCAAGTGCGACACGGTCATGGCCTCCATGGCGAAGTACAAGCTCTCCGACCTGCAGAACACCATCGTGGACCGCTGCCTCCAGCTCTTCGGCGGCTACGGCTTCATGGACGAGTACCCGATCTCGCGGATGTACCGGGACGCGCGCATCCAGCGCATCTACGGCGGCACCAACGAGATCATGAAGATCCTGATCGCACGCTCGCTCTGA
- a CDS encoding acyl-CoA dehydrogenase C-terminal domain-containing protein, translating to MPIYKAPIEDTMFVLYDVLKMEAYGNLPGFADAPRDLVEAIVNEGAKFCEEVLQPLNVVGDTVGCRRNADGTVTTPPGFKEAYKQYQEGGWMGLAFDPEYGGQGLPATVNTVVGEFMSSANLAWGMYPGLTQGAMAALHVHANDEIKRTYLPKMTTGEWTGTMNLTEPHCGTDLGMLRTKAVPNGDGSYRISGQKIFISAGEHDMAENIVHLVLARIEGAPAGTKGISLFVVPKFLPTPDNKPGQRNGVSCGKIEEKMGIHGNATCVMNYDEATGWLVGQENKGLNAMFVMMNEARLSVGVQGLSQSEVAYQNAVAYAKDRIQGRALSGPKAPEKAADPIIVHPDVRRTLMTLRAVNEAGRALMLWTALMADVSHRSEDAGERQKAEDHLGLMTPIIKGVLTDLGFDNAVKAQQMYGGHGYINEWGMGQFVRDARIAMIYEGANGIQALDLVGRKLGANGGRAVMSFFNEVGTFCAQNKDDATVGPFIGSLSKGLKDLQAATMWFMQNAMAKPDNAGAGSTPYMHMFGLVAMGYMWAKMAKVAQEKLVAGANGSTDRMNAKLVTARFFFEQMMPETGAHLARIQAGADSMMALAADAF from the coding sequence ATGCCGATCTACAAGGCGCCCATCGAAGACACGATGTTCGTGCTCTACGACGTCCTGAAGATGGAAGCTTACGGCAACCTGCCGGGCTTCGCCGATGCGCCGCGCGACCTCGTCGAGGCCATCGTCAACGAGGGCGCCAAGTTCTGCGAGGAGGTGCTCCAGCCCCTCAACGTGGTGGGCGACACGGTCGGCTGCCGCCGCAACGCCGACGGCACCGTGACGACTCCGCCCGGCTTCAAGGAGGCCTACAAGCAGTACCAGGAGGGCGGCTGGATGGGCCTTGCCTTCGACCCCGAATATGGCGGCCAGGGCCTGCCGGCCACGGTCAACACCGTGGTCGGCGAGTTCATGTCCTCGGCGAACCTCGCCTGGGGCATGTATCCGGGCCTGACCCAGGGCGCCATGGCGGCCCTGCACGTCCATGCCAATGACGAGATCAAGCGCACCTACCTGCCGAAGATGACCACCGGCGAGTGGACCGGCACGATGAACCTCACCGAGCCGCATTGCGGCACGGATCTCGGCATGCTGCGCACCAAGGCCGTGCCGAACGGCGACGGCTCCTACAGGATCTCCGGCCAGAAGATCTTCATCTCGGCCGGCGAGCACGACATGGCCGAGAACATCGTCCACCTCGTCCTTGCCCGCATCGAGGGCGCGCCGGCCGGCACCAAGGGCATCTCGCTCTTCGTCGTGCCGAAGTTCCTGCCCACCCCCGACAACAAGCCGGGCCAGCGCAACGGCGTCTCCTGCGGCAAGATCGAGGAGAAGATGGGCATCCACGGCAATGCCACCTGCGTCATGAACTATGACGAGGCGACCGGCTGGCTCGTCGGCCAGGAGAACAAGGGGCTCAACGCCATGTTCGTGATGATGAACGAGGCGCGCCTGTCGGTCGGCGTCCAGGGCCTGTCGCAGTCGGAGGTCGCCTACCAGAACGCGGTGGCCTATGCGAAGGACCGCATCCAGGGCCGCGCGCTCTCCGGCCCGAAGGCGCCGGAGAAGGCCGCCGACCCGATCATCGTCCACCCCGACGTGCGCCGCACGCTGATGACGCTGCGCGCCGTCAACGAGGCCGGCCGCGCCCTGATGCTGTGGACCGCGCTGATGGCCGACGTCTCCCACCGCTCGGAGGATGCCGGCGAGCGCCAGAAGGCCGAGGACCATCTCGGCCTGATGACGCCGATCATCAAGGGCGTGCTCACCGACCTCGGCTTCGACAATGCCGTGAAGGCCCAGCAGATGTATGGCGGCCACGGCTACATCAACGAGTGGGGCATGGGCCAGTTCGTCCGCGATGCCCGCATCGCCATGATCTACGAGGGCGCCAACGGCATCCAGGCGCTCGACCTCGTCGGCCGCAAGCTCGGCGCCAATGGTGGCCGCGCGGTGATGAGCTTCTTCAACGAGGTCGGCACCTTCTGCGCGCAGAACAAGGACGACGCCACGGTCGGTCCCTTCATCGGCTCGCTGTCGAAGGGTCTGAAGGACCTGCAGGCCGCCACCATGTGGTTCATGCAGAACGCCATGGCCAAGCCCGACAATGCGGGTGCCGGCTCGACCCCCTACATGCATATGTTCGGCCTCGTCGCCATGGGCTACATGTGGGCGAAGATGGCCAAGGTGGCGCAGGAAAAGCTCGTCGCCGGCGCCAACGGCTCCACCGACCGCATGAACGCCAAGCTGGTGACGGCGCGCTTCTTCTTCGAGCAGATGATGCCGGAGACCGGCGCCCATCTCGCCCGCATCCAGGCCGGTGCGGATTCGATGATGGCGCTCGCGGCTGACGCGTTCTGA
- a CDS encoding MerR family transcriptional regulator: MAEQDLARDGGATLAELLARTGKASDKEVFTIRELTREFGLTARALRFYEEKGLLAPKRQGQDRLYSRRDRSRLRLVLMGKWVGFSLEEVKAMLDLYDLGDGGVTQMKVARTKYREQVGRLAAQRRDIDTAMSELQRAIAVIDERLAAIGASASSD, translated from the coding sequence ATGGCCGAACAGGACCTCGCCCGAGACGGCGGCGCCACGCTCGCCGAGCTCTTGGCGCGCACCGGCAAGGCCTCCGACAAGGAGGTCTTCACCATCCGCGAGCTGACGCGCGAATTCGGCCTCACCGCCCGCGCCCTGCGCTTCTACGAGGAGAAGGGCCTGCTGGCGCCGAAGCGCCAGGGCCAGGACCGCCTCTATTCCCGCCGCGACCGGTCGCGCTTGCGCCTCGTTCTCATGGGCAAGTGGGTCGGCTTCTCGCTCGAGGAGGTCAAGGCGATGCTCGACCTCTACGACCTCGGCGACGGCGGCGTCACACAGATGAAGGTGGCGCGGACCAAGTATCGCGAGCAGGTCGGCCGTCTCGCCGCCCAGCGGCGCGACATCGACACCGCCATGAGCGAATTGCAGCGGGCGATCGCCGTCATCGACGAGCGCCTCGCGGCCATCGGCGCCTCGGCGTCGAGCGACTGA